The Sneathiella sp. P13V-1 genome includes a window with the following:
- a CDS encoding enoyl-CoA hydratase-related protein: MSDLIVEQEANLLKLTLNRPEQLNALSKELISGLTEAVVGVTENSSARAILITGAGRGFCAGADLQGDKLANRREKVEGQMMAGVNRLITAIREVPVPVIIAVNGAAAGAGCGLALSGDITIAGRSAKLLTAFSRIGAVLDGGMSWSLTHKIGPARATAMAMLGDHKISADTAKEWGLIWDVVEDEDLEATSLALAHRLANGPTTALGLIKRQIAHAQNGSISDAVRFEAACQGQAFRTEDFLEGVKAFQEKRAANFKGK, encoded by the coding sequence ATGAGTGATTTGATTGTAGAGCAGGAGGCAAACCTGCTGAAACTGACCTTGAATAGACCTGAGCAATTGAATGCCCTGTCTAAAGAGTTGATATCCGGCTTAACAGAAGCGGTGGTTGGCGTGACAGAAAACAGCTCGGCTAGAGCAATATTGATTACGGGGGCGGGGCGCGGGTTTTGTGCTGGTGCGGATTTACAAGGGGATAAACTGGCGAACAGACGCGAAAAGGTCGAAGGTCAGATGATGGCTGGTGTTAATCGCCTGATCACCGCCATCAGGGAAGTGCCTGTACCTGTTATTATTGCCGTGAACGGTGCCGCCGCCGGAGCGGGGTGTGGTCTGGCGCTTTCTGGGGATATTACAATTGCGGGTCGGTCAGCAAAGCTGTTGACTGCCTTTTCTCGCATCGGGGCTGTTCTGGATGGCGGAATGTCCTGGTCACTTACCCATAAAATTGGACCAGCACGGGCGACAGCAATGGCTATGCTGGGGGATCATAAAATCAGCGCAGATACTGCAAAAGAGTGGGGTTTGATCTGGGATGTTGTGGAAGATGAAGACTTAGAGGCCACATCTCTTGCTTTGGCACACCGATTGGCAAATGGCCCAACAACGGCGCTTGGTTTGATTAAACGACAAATTGCGCATGCCCAAAATGGCTCTATCTCAGATGCCGTAAGATTTGAAGCGGCATGTCAGGGACAAGCATTTCGCACAGAAGATTTCCTGGAAGGCGTAAAAGCATTCCAAGAAAAACGCGCCGCTAATTTTAAAGGGAAGTAG